One genomic segment of Aquipluma nitroreducens includes these proteins:
- a CDS encoding NAD(P)H-binding protein: MKFVVTGSLGNISKPLAEKLIAAGHSVTVVSSKPDKTAQIEALGAKAAIGSVEDVAFLTKTFTGADAVYTMVPPNFSAANWKKYIADIGENYAEAIHGAGVKNVVNLSSMGAHMPEGCGPVSGLFFVEKALNALESVNVKHLRPGFFYTNFLANAGMVKHMGIIGGNYGENAKLVLVHPSDIAEVAAEEILALKFKGKSIRYIVSDEKTTNEVAEILGKAIGKPELPWVNFKDEETLGGMLQAGVPEEIAKNYAEMGAAMRSGQMDSDYLKNKPTVFGKTKLEAFTPIFAAVYAQS; this comes from the coding sequence ATGAAATTCGTTGTAACAGGTTCATTAGGAAACATCAGCAAACCTCTTGCTGAAAAATTGATTGCTGCCGGACACAGCGTGACTGTAGTGAGCAGCAAACCCGACAAAACTGCGCAAATCGAAGCATTGGGCGCCAAAGCAGCCATTGGTTCGGTTGAAGATGTTGCTTTCCTGACAAAAACATTTACCGGCGCTGATGCTGTTTACACGATGGTACCGCCCAATTTTAGTGCTGCCAACTGGAAAAAATACATTGCTGATATTGGAGAAAACTATGCTGAAGCGATACATGGTGCGGGAGTGAAAAATGTAGTTAACCTCAGTAGTATGGGAGCTCATATGCCTGAAGGTTGTGGCCCGGTGAGCGGTTTGTTCTTCGTTGAAAAGGCGCTGAATGCTCTTGAAAGTGTTAATGTGAAACACCTTCGTCCCGGATTTTTTTATACTAACTTTTTAGCCAATGCCGGAATGGTGAAGCACATGGGCATTATTGGCGGAAATTATGGCGAAAATGCGAAACTGGTATTGGTTCATCCAAGCGATATTGCTGAAGTTGCCGCTGAAGAAATTCTAGCCCTTAAGTTTAAAGGGAAAAGCATCAGATACATTGTGAGCGATGAAAAAACAACCAACGAAGTCGCCGAAATTTTGGGGAAAGCCATCGGCAAACCTGAACTTCCATGGGTGAACTTCAAGGATGAGGAAACACTGGGAGGAATGCTACAGGCTGGCGTTCCGGAAGAAATTGCTAAAAATTACGCCGAAATGGGCGCAGCGATGAGAAGCGGACAGATGGATTCGGATTATTTAAAGAATAAGCCAACCGTGTTTGGGAAAACAAAATTGGAAGCATTTACTCCAATTTTTGCAGCCGTTTACGCACAGTCCTGA
- a CDS encoding beta-N-acetylhexosaminidase, whose amino-acid sequence MTKTKFKLFAFGSLFLTVIFSQMACKPTDLSKENMIPKPVSVVATGGKFDLTDQTDIYIQDESAELKQIGQYLADKLNPSTGLGLEVKPTTDAPAPGNIYLSLSGSDSELGDEGYQLTITDKLISLSANKPAGLFHGIQTIRQLLPAQVEMTSKQKGPWEIATGTIRDYPTYGYRGSMLDVARHFFGVDDLKNLIDQMAYYKMNVMHLHLSDDQGWRIEIKSWPNLTAHGGKTEVGGGEGGFYTQEQYSDIVKYAQDRFITIIPEIDMPGHTNAASASYPELNGNGKTADLYTGTEVGFSTLATKKEVTYKFIDDVIRELAALTPGEYLHIGGDESHATKIEDYIPFMNRVQDMVVAHGKKVLAWDEIALATVKPNTVVQYWAKAENAIKGVAQGAKVLMSPAKNAYLDMQYDSTSTYGLHWAAYIEVDKGYNWDPANLVPEIKKENITGIEAPLWSETVGERKEAEYLIFPRLLGYAEIGWTPAELRNWDDYKIRLANHGERMKAMNINFYPSKLVQWDVKKEK is encoded by the coding sequence ATGACAAAAACCAAATTTAAACTCTTTGCTTTCGGATCGCTTTTTTTAACTGTGATCTTCAGCCAGATGGCTTGTAAACCTACCGATCTTTCAAAAGAAAACATGATCCCTAAACCTGTTTCTGTAGTTGCTACGGGTGGTAAATTTGATTTGACCGACCAAACTGATATTTACATTCAGGACGAATCGGCCGAATTGAAACAAATTGGTCAGTATCTGGCCGACAAGTTAAATCCTTCAACCGGATTAGGTCTGGAAGTTAAACCCACCACTGATGCTCCAGCGCCAGGAAATATTTATCTGTCACTTTCAGGCAGTGATTCTGAATTGGGCGACGAGGGTTATCAATTAACCATTACTGATAAACTGATCAGTTTGTCCGCGAATAAGCCAGCTGGCTTATTCCATGGAATTCAAACGATTCGCCAACTTCTTCCTGCTCAGGTTGAAATGACTTCGAAACAAAAGGGACCTTGGGAAATCGCAACCGGAACAATCCGAGATTATCCTACTTATGGATACCGTGGTTCGATGCTCGATGTGGCTCGTCATTTTTTCGGTGTTGATGATTTAAAAAACCTTATCGATCAGATGGCTTATTACAAAATGAATGTAATGCATCTGCACCTGTCTGATGATCAGGGTTGGAGGATTGAAATTAAATCGTGGCCAAACCTGACCGCTCATGGCGGTAAAACTGAAGTTGGCGGTGGCGAAGGTGGATTTTATACTCAGGAACAATATTCGGATATTGTGAAATATGCTCAGGATCGTTTCATTACCATTATTCCTGAAATCGACATGCCAGGACATACCAATGCTGCATCGGCTTCGTACCCTGAGTTGAACGGAAATGGAAAGACCGCTGATTTATATACAGGAACTGAAGTGGGATTCAGTACATTGGCTACCAAGAAAGAAGTGACTTATAAATTTATCGACGATGTGATCCGCGAATTGGCAGCTTTAACTCCAGGAGAATATTTGCACATTGGTGGCGACGAATCGCATGCAACTAAAATTGAAGATTACATTCCTTTCATGAATCGGGTTCAGGATATGGTGGTTGCTCACGGGAAAAAGGTTTTGGCCTGGGACGAAATAGCCTTGGCAACAGTAAAACCGAATACGGTTGTGCAATATTGGGCTAAGGCCGAAAATGCAATAAAAGGAGTGGCGCAAGGAGCTAAAGTACTGATGTCGCCTGCAAAGAATGCCTACCTTGATATGCAATACGACTCAACCAGCACTTATGGATTGCATTGGGCTGCATACATCGAAGTTGACAAAGGCTACAATTGGGATCCGGCGAATCTGGTTCCTGAAATCAAAAAAGAAAATATTACTGGAATTGAAGCTCCGCTTTGGTCTGAAACAGTGGGAGAACGTAAAGAAGCTGAATACTTGATTTTTCCACGATTGTTGGGTTACGCCGAAATTGGCTGGACACCAGCGGAATTGCGTAATTGGGACGATTATAAGATTCGTTTGGCGAATCATGGCGAACGCATGAAAGCCATGAACATCAATTTTTATCCGTCGAAACTGGTACAGTGGGACGTAAAAAAAGAGAAATAA
- a CDS encoding TIGR04076 family protein produces MASCKITVLRKMINRDFVDEYSSLDISDQCLGCHLLTVGQEFLVEDHNNIPEGFCAWAWGDIQKDVTHIMFDGSYPWMKKPGTAISSCSDGLMPVIFKIEKLNETSHEI; encoded by the coding sequence ATGGCAAGTTGTAAGATTACAGTTCTGAGGAAGATGATTAATAGAGATTTTGTTGATGAGTATTCCAGTTTAGACATTTCTGATCAGTGCCTGGGGTGTCACCTGCTAACGGTTGGTCAGGAATTTTTGGTTGAAGATCACAACAACATTCCTGAAGGGTTCTGTGCCTGGGCTTGGGGCGACATTCAAAAAGATGTAACTCACATCATGTTTGATGGCAGTTACCCCTGGATGAAAAAGCCGGGAACGGCGATTAGCAGTTGTTCCGATGGATTAATGCCAGTTATATTTAAAATTGAAAAACTTAATGAAACGAGCCATGAGATATAA
- a CDS encoding DMT family transporter: MSDHSKGIFLTLGSVVFFALMAVLVKAIPNVSSYQTTFFRFAIGVGIVGLLSLFGVIQLKFNNRKGLFWRGLVGGIAVYLFYLAILKLGVGKGSVYIYSYPIFATLFSMLILKEKVEPIKFIIIAISFVGLILLSVGGGKGSLAGMGIFELIAIAGSVTTGLAVVFVKKLHNSDNSYAIFFSQCIVGFWMFLIPSGATQAKGNLTELLLLVLVGVVATIGQLFMTEGYRYVNVATGSLMQSMVPVFNLLAGWLIFHEVYTTIEMMGAFVIVGSCFLLVFVNFRIGKRTRILKLVE; this comes from the coding sequence ATGTCCGATCATTCTAAAGGCATATTCTTAACTTTAGGCTCAGTTGTTTTCTTCGCGCTGATGGCTGTTTTGGTGAAAGCGATCCCCAATGTTTCAAGCTATCAAACCACTTTTTTTCGCTTTGCCATTGGTGTTGGTATTGTTGGTCTTTTATCGCTGTTTGGCGTTATCCAGCTTAAGTTTAACAATCGGAAAGGATTATTTTGGCGTGGTTTGGTTGGAGGAATTGCCGTTTACCTGTTTTATCTGGCGATATTGAAGCTCGGTGTTGGAAAAGGGTCGGTCTATATTTATTCGTATCCCATTTTTGCCACTCTTTTCAGTATGCTCATCCTGAAAGAAAAAGTGGAACCCATTAAATTTATTATTATAGCCATTTCGTTTGTCGGACTCATTTTGCTTTCGGTTGGTGGCGGAAAAGGATCGTTGGCTGGAATGGGTATTTTTGAACTGATTGCGATTGCCGGATCGGTAACTACCGGACTTGCTGTAGTATTTGTAAAGAAATTACACAACAGCGATAATTCATATGCCATTTTCTTTTCGCAGTGTATCGTCGGTTTCTGGATGTTTCTCATTCCTTCAGGAGCAACACAAGCTAAAGGCAATTTGACAGAGTTATTGTTGCTTGTTTTGGTAGGTGTTGTTGCTACTATTGGTCAATTGTTTATGACAGAAGGCTACCGTTATGTGAATGTGGCAACAGGTTCACTGATGCAATCGATGGTGCCGGTTTTTAACTTACTTGCAGGATGGCTCATTTTTCACGAAGTGTACACAACTATTGAGATGATGGGCGCGTTTGTTATTGTCGGCTCATGTTTTCTTTTGGTTTTCGTTAATTTCAGGATAGGAAAAAGAACACGTATTTTAAAGCTTGTTGAATGA
- a CDS encoding peptidylprolyl isomerase, with protein sequence MSKAEIYTSKGVMKLNFYDEDAPGTVENFIKLSKSGFYNGLTFHRVIPDFVIQGGCPNGTGSGGPGYKIPCELDGENQYHDRGVLSMAHAGRNTGGSQFFICHSRRNTSHLDRKHTCFGKVYEGLEVIDAIRQGDLIEKIVIIEE encoded by the coding sequence ATGAGCAAAGCAGAAATTTATACCAGCAAAGGGGTTATGAAACTGAACTTCTACGATGAAGATGCCCCAGGAACAGTTGAAAACTTCATTAAACTTTCTAAAAGTGGGTTTTACAATGGGTTGACATTTCATCGTGTAATTCCTGATTTCGTCATTCAGGGTGGTTGCCCTAATGGAACTGGCTCAGGTGGTCCAGGGTACAAGATTCCTTGCGAGTTGGATGGCGAAAACCAATATCATGACCGTGGTGTCTTATCGATGGCTCACGCCGGACGCAATACAGGTGGTTCGCAGTTTTTCATCTGCCACAGTCGCCGCAACACATCGCACCTCGACCGCAAACATACGTGCTTCGGCAAGGTTTACGAAGGTCTCGAAGTGATTGATGCCATTCGTCAGGGCGATTTAATTGAGAAGATCGTAATTATCGAAGAATAG
- the fucP gene encoding L-fucose:H+ symporter permease — translation MNSKTKAKVVSRELLVPFILITSLFSLWGFANDITNPMVAAFKTVMEISNAKAALIQFAFYGGYATMAIPAALYVKKYSYKKGILMGLALYALGALLFYPAAKYEIFEFFLLSLYILTFGLAFLETTANPYILSMGSEETSTRRLNLAQSFNPMGSLLGMFVASNFILTSLQSDVRNESGALVFSTLSEVEKAGIRTHDLAVIRDPYVILGFVVILMFLVIYLFKMPKRKDPDHTIHAKDTFRRLIANPNYREGVIAQVFYVAAQIMCWTFIIQYAENLGITKAQAQHYNIIAMGIFLTSRFISTMLMKYLNSRLLLTVFATGGFIMTLGAILIVGMPGLYCLIGISAFMSLMFPTIYGIALEGVGEDATLGAAGLVMAIVGGALMPPLQGAIIDLGTVGWLPAVNFSFTLPLICFVIIGIYGYRTLTVHRK, via the coding sequence GTGAACTCGAAAACCAAAGCAAAAGTTGTTTCAAGGGAATTGCTGGTTCCATTTATCTTAATTACCAGTTTATTCTCACTATGGGGATTTGCTAACGACATCACCAATCCGATGGTAGCTGCCTTTAAAACTGTAATGGAAATATCGAATGCAAAAGCAGCATTGATACAGTTTGCATTTTATGGCGGGTACGCTACTATGGCCATCCCGGCAGCTCTTTATGTAAAAAAGTACAGTTACAAAAAGGGAATCTTAATGGGTTTAGCTCTCTACGCTTTAGGGGCACTTCTCTTCTACCCGGCGGCCAAATATGAAATTTTCGAATTCTTTCTTTTATCTTTATACATTTTAACCTTTGGCCTGGCTTTTCTCGAAACAACAGCTAATCCCTATATTCTTTCAATGGGCAGCGAAGAAACTTCAACCCGCAGATTGAATTTGGCTCAGTCGTTTAATCCAATGGGGTCATTGCTCGGAATGTTTGTTGCCTCAAATTTCATTTTAACCTCGTTGCAGTCGGATGTCCGAAACGAATCAGGTGCATTGGTCTTTAGCACTTTAAGCGAAGTTGAAAAAGCAGGTATCCGTACCCACGACCTTGCTGTTATCCGCGATCCGTATGTGATACTTGGTTTTGTTGTGATTTTGATGTTTCTCGTAATTTACTTGTTTAAAATGCCGAAGCGAAAAGACCCCGATCATACCATACATGCCAAGGATACATTCCGAAGGCTAATTGCAAATCCAAATTATCGAGAAGGGGTTATTGCACAAGTATTTTATGTTGCCGCACAAATCATGTGCTGGACATTCATTATTCAATATGCTGAAAATTTGGGGATCACCAAAGCGCAGGCACAACATTACAACATCATTGCTATGGGCATATTTCTCACAAGTAGATTTATTAGTACAATGTTGATGAAATATTTGAATTCCAGACTATTACTCACGGTCTTTGCGACTGGTGGCTTTATTATGACACTCGGAGCAATCCTGATTGTAGGTATGCCCGGGTTATATTGTCTGATCGGCATATCAGCTTTTATGTCTCTTATGTTTCCTACCATTTATGGAATCGCCCTCGAAGGCGTTGGCGAAGATGCTACACTTGGAGCTGCCGGGTTGGTTATGGCCATTGTGGGAGGAGCTTTAATGCCACCTTTACAGGGAGCTATTATCGATTTGGGTACAGTTGGCTGGCTTCCGGCAGTAAACTTTTCCTTCACCCTACCTTTAATCTGTTTTGTCATTATTGGCATTTATGGGTATCGCACGCTAACGGTTCATCGCAAATAA
- a CDS encoding L-rhamnose mutarotase, translating to MNTGIKRYCKTLSLKDDPKLIEDYKKVHAPGAAWPEITQGMKDVGIIDMEIYIYGTRLFMIMDTFADFNHDKAMAELATKPRQSEWEAYVSRFQQSSAEATADEKWQLMERIYKLD from the coding sequence ATGAATACGGGAATAAAAAGATATTGCAAAACATTGTCGCTAAAAGACGATCCAAAACTGATTGAAGATTACAAAAAGGTACATGCCCCCGGTGCCGCCTGGCCCGAAATTACACAAGGCATGAAAGATGTCGGCATCATCGACATGGAGATTTACATCTACGGAACCCGTCTGTTTATGATTATGGATACATTTGCTGATTTCAATCACGATAAAGCCATGGCTGAATTGGCAACAAAACCGCGCCAAAGCGAATGGGAAGCCTATGTTTCCAGGTTTCAGCAAAGCTCTGCCGAAGCCACAGCCGACGAAAAATGGCAACTGATGGAACGCATTTATAAATTAGACTAG